A portion of the Toxotes jaculatrix isolate fToxJac2 chromosome 16, fToxJac2.pri, whole genome shotgun sequence genome contains these proteins:
- the LOC121195261 gene encoding ras-GEF domain-containing family member 1B-B-like, giving the protein MPPTTPYAGKFSSCAPYSNNNNHPQPHSPYRNGTAPKPAKENVYNGAYSAAENPYDIPQPHSSYRSSSVSSVTAKEHHYNSTCAVSENPYSSPQPRSPRQHSTSCPGRAYRHTSSGSSSEQSCRNNTAVTKARLYSHGITASYGEMCYHDNSLVSASLEALIQHLVPTVDYYPDRSYVFTFLLSSRLFLHPYELMTRVCHLCVEQQRSGDALLDKIRFREVAPKLVQLLTEWTETFPYDFRDERMMRCLKDMTHHVARGDEYSWRAMQQMTQRLIKRLSALGQYEEAVAALNAVAMERPASLKSKQASGQRSDVLSVCDDPFILAQQLTHIELDRLSFIGPEEFIQTFAMKDPLENHKGFFRKRKTSNLEAYVNWFNRLSYLVATEICMPVKKKHRARIIEFFIDVAQECFNIGNFNSLMAIITGMNMSPVSRLKKTWSKVNTDKFEILEHQMDPSSNFSNYRTALRGATQRSETAHSSQEKIVIPFFSLLIKDIYFLNEGCASRLANGHINFEKLWELAKQVSEFLVWRQVVCPFDRDRQILQYLVTTPVFSEDELHLASYESEGPENNIEKDSRRSLRSSLLHRENRS; this is encoded by the exons ATGCCTCCCACAACTCCCTATGCTGGAAAGTTCAGCTCTTGCGCTCcgtacagcaacaacaacaaccatccCCAGCCTCACAGCCCTTACCGCAACGGCACCGCCCCAAAACCCGCGAAAGAAAACGTCTACAATGGCGCCTACTCTGCCGCTGAAAACCCTTACGACATACCACAGCCTCACAGTTCCTACCGcagctcctctgtctcctctgtaaCGGCGAAGGAGCATCATTACAACAGCACCTGCGCGGTTTCGGAGAACCCGTACTCCTCGCCGCAGCCTCGCAGCCCTCGACAGCACAGCACTTCCTGTCCAGGCCGTGCCTACCGCCACaccagcagcggcagcagcagcgagCAGTCTTGTCGTAACAACACCGCTGTGACGAAAGCTCGACTTTACAGTCACGGCATCACTGCTAGCTATGGGGAGAtgtgttaccatgacaacagttTGGTTTCAGCATCACTTGAGGCTCTTATCCAGCACCTGGTTCCCACGGTGGACTACTACCCTGAT AGGTCATATGTGTTCACCTTCCTGCTGAGTTCACGCCTCTTCCTGCACCCGTACGAGCTCATGACGAGGGTTTGTCACCTGTGTGTGGAGCAGCAGCGGTCTGGAGACGCCCTGCTGGATAAG ATCCGTTTCCGTGAGGTGGCGCCAAAGCTGGTGCAGCTGCTGACTGAGTGGACGGAGACATTTCCGTACGACTTCAGGGACGAGAGGATGATGCGCTGCCTCAAGGACATGACGCACCATGTGGCCCGAGGTGACGAG TACTCTTGGCGAGCCATGCAGCAGATGACCCAGCGGCTGATCAAACGGCTGTCAGCACTCGGCCAGTACGAGGAGGCCGTGGCTGCACTCAACGCCGTGGCGATGGAGCGGCCCGCGTCCCTGAAAAGCAAACAGGCTTCGGGTCAGAGAAGCGACGTACTGAGCGTGTGCGACGACCCGTTCATCCTCGctcagcagctcacacacattGAACTG GACAGACTGAGTTTTATTGGCCCTGAAGAGTTCATCCAGACATTTGCCATGAAGGATCCTCTGGAGAACCATAAG GGTTTCTTCCGGAAGCGTAAAACCAGTAACCTGGAGGCGTATGTGAACTGGTTCAACAGACTGAGTTACCTAGTGGCCACTGAGATCTGTATG CCGgtgaagaagaaacacagagCGCGGATCATAGAGTTCTTCATCGATGTGGCTCAGGAGTGTTTCAACATTGGCAACTTCAATTCCCTCATGGCCATCATCA CTGGGATGAACATGAGTCCTGTTTCCAGACTGAAGAAAACCTGGAGTAAAGTCAACACTGACAAATTTGAAATCCTGGAG CACCAGATGGACCCATCCAGTAACTTCAGTAACTACCGTACTGCGCTCCGTGGCGCCACCCAGCGGTCTGAGACTGCTCACAGCAGCCAGGAGAAG ATTGTGATTCCCTTCTTCAGCCTCCTTATTAAAGACATCTACTTCCTGAATGAGGGCTGTGCCAGCAGGCTGGCCAATGGACACATCAACTTTGAG AAACTGTGGGAGCTGGCAAAGCAGGTGAGCGAGTTCCTGGTGTGGCGTCAGGTGGTTTGTCCatttgacagagacagacagatccTCCAGTACCTCGTTACCACGCCGGTTTTCAGCGAAGATG AGCTGCATCTGGCCTCGTACGAGAGTGAAGGACCTGAGAACAACATTGAGAAGGACAGTCGTAGGTCTCTCAG atCTTCCCTTCTGCATCGGGAGAATCGGTCCTAA